The following are encoded in a window of Mycobacteriales bacterium genomic DNA:
- a CDS encoding acyl carrier protein has protein sequence MQDVLAGLAGIVNEITGIKTEQIVPEASFVDDLDVDSLSMVEVAVAAEEKFGVRIPDEELAKLRTVGDAVAYIAAQGVPA, from the coding sequence ATGCAGGACGTGCTCGCCGGCCTCGCCGGCATCGTCAACGAGATCACCGGCATCAAGACCGAGCAGATCGTGCCCGAGGCGTCGTTCGTCGACGACCTCGACGTCGACTCGCTGTCCATGGTCGAGGTCGCGGTCGCGGCCGAGGAGAAGTTCGGCGTCCGCATCCCGGACGAGGAGCTGGCCAAGCTGCGCACGGTCGGCGACGCGGTCGCGTACATCGCCGCGCAGGGTGTCCCGGCGTAG
- the fabF gene encoding beta-ketoacyl-ACP synthase II — protein sequence MPVYITGIGAVTPVGDTAAETWRALLAGESGVRLLEEERYADLPVRIAAPLKTDPAERLDRVEARTLDRSQRVALVAAREAWADAGTPGVDPERLAVVVGTGIGGATTLLDQWDTLREKGPRRVSPFTVPMLMPNGPAAIVGLDIGARGPVRSTVSACASGADAIALAYDTIVAGLADVVVAGGTEACIHPLPLAGFAQMRALSTRHDDPAAASRPFDAERDGFVMGEGAGIVVLESAEHAARRGAAVYAELAGVGVTADAHHLTAPEPTGEGAARAMRLALAWAGLAPEEVGYVNAHATSTPVGDVAEAAAIRSVLGSVPVSATKSMTGHLLGAAGAVEAIVTALSVRDGVVHPTRNHDKPDERCDVDCVPEGARRVPLEAALSNSFGFGGHDVCLAFRRV from the coding sequence ATGCCCGTCTACATCACCGGGATCGGCGCGGTGACGCCGGTCGGCGACACCGCCGCCGAGACCTGGCGCGCGCTGCTGGCCGGCGAGTCCGGCGTGCGGCTCCTCGAGGAGGAGCGGTACGCCGACCTGCCGGTCCGCATCGCCGCGCCGCTCAAGACCGACCCGGCCGAACGCCTCGACCGCGTCGAGGCGCGCACCCTCGACCGGTCGCAGCGGGTGGCGCTCGTCGCGGCGCGCGAGGCGTGGGCCGACGCGGGCACCCCCGGCGTCGACCCGGAACGCCTCGCGGTCGTCGTCGGCACGGGCATCGGCGGCGCGACGACGCTGCTCGACCAGTGGGACACGTTGCGGGAGAAGGGGCCGCGCCGGGTGTCGCCGTTCACGGTCCCGATGCTGATGCCGAACGGCCCGGCCGCGATCGTCGGCCTGGACATCGGCGCGCGCGGGCCGGTGCGGTCCACGGTGTCGGCGTGCGCGAGCGGCGCCGACGCGATCGCGCTGGCGTACGACACGATCGTCGCCGGCCTCGCCGACGTGGTCGTCGCGGGCGGCACCGAGGCGTGCATCCACCCGCTGCCGCTGGCCGGCTTCGCGCAGATGCGTGCGCTGTCCACGCGGCACGACGACCCCGCGGCGGCGTCGCGGCCGTTCGACGCGGAGCGCGACGGGTTCGTCATGGGCGAGGGCGCGGGCATCGTCGTGCTCGAGTCGGCGGAGCACGCCGCCCGGCGCGGCGCGGCGGTCTACGCCGAGCTCGCGGGCGTCGGCGTCACCGCCGACGCGCACCACCTCACCGCGCCGGAGCCGACCGGCGAGGGCGCCGCGCGCGCGATGCGGCTGGCGCTCGCCTGGGCCGGCCTGGCGCCGGAGGAGGTCGGCTACGTCAACGCGCACGCCACCTCCACGCCCGTCGGCGACGTGGCCGAGGCGGCGGCGATCCGTTCGGTGCTCGGCTCGGTGCCGGTGTCGGCGACGAAGTCGATGACCGGGCACCTGCTCGGCGCGGCGGGCGCGGTCGAGGCGATCGTCACGGCGTTGTCCGTCCGCGACGGCGTCGTCCACCCCACCCGCAACCACGACAAGCCCGACGAGCGCTGCGACGTCGACTGCGTCCCCGAGGGCGCGCGGCGCGTACCGCTGGAGGCGGCCCTGTCCAACTCGTTCGGCTTCGGCGGGCACGACGTCTGCCTCGCGTTCCGGAGGGTCTGA
- a CDS encoding SDR family oxidoreductase, translating into MLALVTGGSGDIGRAVSLRLAREGYDVALTTFRNVEAAEEVAAKVRAEGREATVLRSHLGRPGAAEALAEEVGGCDVVVSNAASGVLRPVAQLDERAFDWSMGVNARPLLTLVTRLRPRAAVAMTSPGSTRVLPAYAAVGASKAALEALVRYLAVELAPSTRVNAVSAGVVDTRALTHFPDREAMLRSALDRTPMRRLVTPEDVAGTVAWLVSAEAAMVTGQTLVLDGGWSLGA; encoded by the coding sequence ATGCTGGCACTGGTCACCGGCGGGTCCGGCGACATCGGGCGGGCCGTCTCGCTGCGCCTGGCGCGCGAGGGGTACGACGTCGCGCTGACGACGTTCCGCAACGTCGAGGCGGCCGAGGAGGTCGCCGCGAAGGTCCGCGCGGAGGGCCGGGAGGCGACCGTGCTGCGCTCGCACCTGGGCCGTCCCGGCGCGGCCGAGGCGCTGGCCGAGGAGGTCGGCGGCTGCGACGTCGTCGTCTCCAACGCCGCCTCCGGCGTGCTGCGCCCGGTCGCCCAGCTGGACGAGCGGGCGTTCGACTGGTCGATGGGCGTCAACGCCCGCCCGCTGCTGACGCTCGTCACCCGGCTGCGGCCGCGCGCGGCCGTCGCGATGACCTCGCCGGGGTCGACGCGGGTGCTGCCCGCGTACGCCGCCGTCGGCGCGAGCAAGGCCGCGCTGGAGGCGCTGGTGCGCTACCTCGCGGTCGAGCTGGCGCCGTCGACCCGGGTCAACGCCGTGAGCGCGGGCGTCGTGGACACCCGCGCGCTGACGCACTTCCCGGACCGGGAGGCGATGCTGCGCTCCGCGCTGGACCGCACGCCGATGCGGCGGCTGGTCACGCCCGAGGACGTCGCCGGCACGGTCGCGTGGCTGGTGTCGGCGGAGGCGGCGATGGTCACCGGGCAGACGCTGGTGCTCGACGGCGGCTGGAGCCTGGGCGCATGA
- a CDS encoding acyl-CoA carboxylase subunit beta gives MTVTAVPAAKRRPVSARARLDALLDEGSFVERGALRTGVASRVPGDGVVTGLGTIGGAPVAAFCTDAAVMGGALGARGCLRIAEAIDAAVERGVPVVGLWHSGGARLQEGVASLDGVGYIFAATTRASGKVPQVSVVLGPCAGGAAYGPALTDVVVMAPEGRVFVTGPDVIRQVTGESVDMVRLGGPDPHGRRSGVVAVVADSEAHALQTARELVTLLGSPGVLDLAAASADVDLDDLLPDSPRRAYDVRPVVSRLLDPGTALELHAGWAPNVTTTLGRLGGRTVGVLANNPLRLGGCLDTVSAEKAARFVRTCDAFGVPLAVLVDVPGYLPGVDQEWDGVVRRGAKLLHAFAEAVVPRVTIVTRKAYGGAYIAMNSRSLGATACYAWPDAELAVMGPEAAVGILHKRALAAAPEGQRAVLTAQLAAEHRSIAAGVGNAGAYGVIDAVIPRAATRRVLATEIARAPQRRGAHGNIPL, from the coding sequence ATGACCGTCACCGCTGTTCCGGCCGCCAAGCGGCGACCCGTCTCGGCCCGCGCCCGGCTGGACGCGTTGCTGGACGAGGGGTCGTTCGTGGAGCGGGGGGCGTTGCGCACTGGTGTCGCGTCGCGGGTGCCGGGCGACGGCGTCGTCACCGGGCTCGGCACGATCGGCGGCGCTCCCGTCGCGGCGTTCTGCACCGACGCGGCGGTGATGGGCGGGGCGCTCGGCGCGCGCGGCTGCCTGCGCATCGCCGAGGCGATCGACGCCGCCGTCGAGCGCGGCGTCCCCGTCGTCGGGCTCTGGCACAGCGGCGGCGCCCGGCTCCAGGAGGGCGTCGCGTCGCTGGACGGCGTCGGGTACATCTTCGCGGCGACGACCCGCGCGTCCGGCAAGGTCCCTCAGGTGTCGGTGGTGCTCGGGCCGTGCGCGGGCGGCGCGGCGTACGGGCCGGCGCTGACCGACGTCGTCGTGATGGCGCCGGAGGGGCGGGTGTTCGTCACCGGCCCCGACGTCATCCGGCAGGTGACCGGCGAGAGCGTCGACATGGTGCGGCTCGGCGGGCCGGACCCGCACGGGCGGCGGTCCGGCGTCGTCGCCGTCGTCGCCGACTCGGAGGCGCACGCGCTGCAGACCGCGCGCGAGCTGGTGACGTTGCTCGGCTCGCCTGGCGTGCTCGACCTCGCCGCCGCGTCGGCGGACGTCGACCTGGACGACCTGCTGCCCGACTCACCACGGCGGGCATACGACGTCCGCCCCGTCGTGTCCCGCCTGCTCGACCCGGGCACCGCGCTGGAGCTGCACGCCGGCTGGGCGCCGAACGTCACCACCACCCTCGGCCGCCTCGGCGGCCGCACGGTCGGCGTGCTGGCGAACAACCCGCTGCGCCTCGGCGGCTGCCTGGACACGGTGTCGGCGGAGAAGGCGGCGCGGTTCGTGCGGACGTGCGACGCGTTCGGCGTGCCGCTGGCGGTGCTGGTCGACGTGCCCGGTTACCTGCCGGGCGTCGACCAGGAGTGGGACGGCGTCGTGCGCCGCGGCGCGAAGCTGCTCCACGCGTTCGCCGAGGCGGTGGTGCCGCGCGTGACGATCGTCACGCGGAAGGCGTACGGGGGCGCCTACATCGCGATGAACTCCCGCTCGCTCGGCGCCACCGCCTGCTACGCCTGGCCCGATGCCGAGCTCGCGGTGATGGGACCCGAGGCGGCCGTCGGCATCCTGCACAAGCGCGCGCTCGCCGCCGCGCCGGAGGGGCAGCGGGCGGTGCTGACCGCGCAGCTCGCGGCCGAGCACCGGTCCATCGCGGCCGGTGTCGGCAACGCCGGCGCCTACGGCGTCATCGACGCGGTGAT